One Chloroflexota bacterium genomic region harbors:
- the folP gene encoding dihydropteroate synthase → MPSRPLSPLRWGERTYVMGILNVTADSFSGDGLAVAGRSEAEVVAAAVELARGFVAAGADILDVGGESSRPAAVYGEHPAIDADAETRLTLPVVQALVAEFGEQVLVSIDTAKGSVARAALSAGAGMVNDVWAARRDPGTAVAAAEAGAYLVVMHNKDVAEYPDGVLPEVIDWLRSAAEAAAGIGVRADRLLVDPGIGFGKTPDHSLEVLHRLAELKAALGLPLLIGTSRKRFIGEILGGAPAGDRLEGTAASVVLAIASGADVVRVHDVAPIARAVRVADAIVRRIDLAPADASRPAEAAPGRVSIRAIQAQGRHGVGDDERSRRQPFEVDVAVSADLSAAAAGDRLEDTVDYATLQILVTTRVRDDSFHLMESLAASIGRAILDRWPAVTEVEVAVRKPMASLPGPSGGAEVRLRLHRARESAR, encoded by the coding sequence ATGCCGTCACGACCACTCTCCCCGCTGCGCTGGGGCGAGCGCACCTACGTCATGGGGATCCTGAACGTGACCGCGGACTCGTTCTCCGGCGACGGCCTGGCGGTCGCGGGTCGGTCCGAGGCCGAGGTGGTCGCGGCGGCGGTCGAGCTGGCGCGAGGCTTCGTAGCCGCCGGGGCCGACATCCTGGACGTGGGGGGCGAGTCGTCGCGTCCCGCGGCGGTCTACGGGGAGCACCCCGCGATTGACGCGGACGCGGAGACGCGGCTCACGCTTCCGGTCGTCCAGGCCCTGGTCGCGGAATTCGGGGAGCAGGTCCTGGTAAGCATCGACACCGCCAAGGGCAGCGTGGCCCGCGCGGCCCTGTCAGCGGGCGCCGGCATGGTCAACGACGTGTGGGCCGCGCGCCGCGACCCGGGGACGGCGGTGGCGGCCGCCGAGGCGGGCGCGTACCTGGTGGTCATGCACAACAAGGACGTGGCCGAGTACCCCGACGGGGTCCTGCCCGAGGTCATCGACTGGCTCCGGTCCGCCGCCGAAGCGGCGGCCGGAATCGGGGTCCGGGCGGATCGGCTCCTGGTCGACCCGGGAATCGGGTTCGGCAAGACGCCTGACCACAGCCTGGAGGTCCTCCATCGGCTGGCGGAGCTGAAGGCAGCCCTCGGGCTGCCGCTGCTGATCGGGACCAGCCGGAAGCGCTTCATCGGCGAGATCCTGGGTGGTGCCCCGGCCGGCGACCGCTTGGAAGGGACGGCGGCCAGCGTCGTGCTGGCCATTGCCTCAGGCGCGGACGTGGTGCGCGTCCACGACGTGGCCCCCATCGCACGGGCCGTTCGGGTAGCGGACGCGATTGTGCGGCGGATCGACCTGGCGCCCGCCGACGCCTCGCGGCCGGCGGAGGCCGCGCCCGGGCGGGTGTCGATCCGTGCCATCCAGGCTCAGGGCCGGCACGGCGTCGGGGACGACGAGCGCTCCCGCCGGCAGCCGTTCGAGGTGGACGTGGCCGTCAGTGCCGACCTGTCCGCGGCGGCCGCCGGTGACCGCCTCGAGGACACCGTCGACTACGCAACCCTGCAGATCCTGGTCACGACGCGGGTCCGCGACGACAGCTTCCACCTCATGGAGTCCCTGGCCGCGAGCATCGGCCGGGCCATCCTGGACCGCTGGCCTGCTGTGACCGAGGTGGAGGTCGCGGTCCGGAAGCCAATGGCATCTCTGCCGGGCCCCTCTGGCGGGGCCGAGGTCCGTCTGCGGCTCCATCGGGCGCGCGAATCAGCGCGCTGA
- a CDS encoding trypsin-like peptidase domain-containing protein has product MTGPDPDADPTLPRAVETDRYGASGESTPIPPRSDSWSSAPAWSTRRSLPAEPPPPEPTRRPRLIGFVAIALAAGLVSGSLSGLAVVNLVGVQPPGTTTLPPGENVSQITLEETSAITNAVASVAPAVVTIRATQTTGGTGSGSGFIFDPDGWILTNKHVAAGAASLTVTLADSRTFEATLIGSDTLTDLAIIKIDAGELPTAPIGSSAALEIGQLAIAIGNPLGTYRDTVTTGVVSGLGRQIVAGDGASSEQLNHLIQTDAAINPGNSGGPLVNSLGQVIGINTAVATSAQGIGFAIPIDFAKPIMALALSGQEMARPWVGVYYTMITRQIATDLSLPVEEGALVDVGPNGAPAVFPGSPGEQAGLQAGDIITLLGGRRVEEGRDLATLLLPYRPGDVVAVTVLRGGETLEIEVTLGTLPVER; this is encoded by the coding sequence GGCGCCAGCGGGGAATCCACTCCCATCCCACCTCGCTCCGACAGCTGGTCGTCGGCGCCGGCATGGTCGACCCGCCGATCCCTGCCTGCCGAACCACCGCCTCCAGAGCCCACCCGGCGCCCGCGCCTGATCGGGTTCGTGGCCATCGCCCTGGCCGCCGGGTTGGTATCCGGATCGCTCTCCGGCCTGGCGGTGGTCAATCTGGTGGGCGTCCAGCCGCCCGGCACGACCACTCTGCCCCCGGGCGAGAACGTCTCGCAGATCACCCTAGAGGAAACGTCGGCCATCACCAACGCGGTGGCCAGCGTCGCGCCTGCCGTCGTGACCATCAGGGCCACTCAGACCACCGGCGGAACCGGCAGCGGGTCGGGCTTCATCTTCGACCCCGATGGCTGGATCTTGACCAACAAGCACGTCGCTGCCGGCGCCGCCAGCCTGACCGTCACCCTGGCCGACTCGCGCACCTTTGAGGCCACCCTCATCGGGTCCGACACCCTGACCGACCTGGCTATCATCAAGATCGACGCCGGGGAGCTGCCGACCGCGCCCATCGGCTCATCTGCGGCGCTCGAGATCGGTCAGCTGGCGATCGCCATCGGCAACCCCTTGGGCACCTACCGTGACACGGTCACGACCGGGGTCGTGTCGGGGCTTGGTCGCCAGATCGTGGCCGGCGACGGTGCCAGCTCGGAGCAGCTCAACCACCTGATCCAGACCGATGCCGCCATCAACCCTGGCAACTCGGGCGGGCCGCTGGTCAACAGCCTCGGCCAGGTCATCGGGATCAACACTGCGGTCGCGACCAGTGCCCAGGGCATCGGCTTCGCCATCCCGATCGACTTCGCCAAGCCGATCATGGCCCTGGCCCTCAGCGGGCAGGAAATGGCCCGGCCATGGGTGGGCGTGTACTACACCATGATCACGCGCCAGATCGCCACTGACCTCAGCCTGCCGGTCGAGGAGGGTGCCCTGGTCGACGTCGGCCCCAACGGGGCGCCGGCGGTGTTCCCCGGCAGCCCGGGCGAGCAGGCCGGACTTCAGGCCGGCGACATCATCACCTTGCTCGGGGGTCGGCGTGTGGAGGAGGGTCGGGACCTGGCCACTCTCCTGCTGCCCTACCGGCCGGGTGACGTGGTTGCTGTGACCGTGCTGCGGGGCGGCGAGACGCTCGAGATCGAGGTGACGCTGGGAACCCTGCCGGTCGAGCGCTGA